From Nevskia ramosa DSM 11499, the proteins below share one genomic window:
- a CDS encoding HoxN/HupN/NixA family nickel/cobalt transporter, whose translation MLKAAFSDASGGQRSKLVALFALLIGLNITVWALTLAVFQGNTALLGTALLAYVFGLRHAVDADHIAAIDNVVRKLMQEGKRPLTVGFWFSLGHSSLIIIAVGAIVLAASAMQARMDGYREIGSILSTCVSGFFLMLIAVTNLVILKGVWKSFLRVRAGETVDDDDLDLLLAGRGLLARIFRPLFRLVSKSWHMAAVGFLFGLGFDTATEIALFGIAATHASDGIPLWSAMLFPALFTAGMVLIDTADSVLMVGAYGWAFDHPVRKLWYNLTITSVSILVAVIIGGIEVIGLLATKLDLPASIRAVVDQLDAGLENIGFIVIGVFIGSWLLSAAIYRWKRYDELPVRRTA comes from the coding sequence TTGCTGAAAGCGGCGTTCAGCGACGCCTCGGGGGGCCAGCGCAGCAAGCTGGTCGCATTGTTCGCACTGCTGATCGGGCTCAACATCACGGTCTGGGCGCTTACCCTTGCGGTCTTCCAGGGCAACACCGCCCTGCTCGGCACTGCTTTGCTTGCCTATGTGTTCGGCCTGCGCCACGCGGTGGACGCAGACCACATCGCGGCGATCGACAACGTCGTTCGCAAGCTGATGCAGGAAGGCAAGCGGCCGCTGACAGTCGGCTTCTGGTTCTCGCTCGGGCATTCGTCGCTGATCATCATTGCCGTCGGCGCGATCGTGCTCGCGGCATCGGCCATGCAGGCGCGAATGGACGGCTATCGCGAGATCGGCAGCATCCTGTCGACCTGCGTGTCCGGCTTTTTTCTGATGCTGATCGCGGTCACCAACCTGGTGATCCTGAAAGGCGTCTGGAAAAGCTTCCTTCGGGTCCGCGCTGGCGAAACCGTCGATGACGACGATCTCGACCTACTGCTTGCTGGCCGCGGCTTGCTGGCGCGGATCTTCCGGCCGCTGTTCAGGTTGGTCAGCAAGAGCTGGCACATGGCCGCAGTTGGCTTTCTGTTCGGTCTGGGTTTCGATACCGCCACCGAGATCGCGCTGTTCGGCATTGCCGCGACCCATGCAAGCGACGGCATCCCGCTCTGGTCGGCGATGCTGTTCCCGGCGCTGTTCACCGCCGGCATGGTGCTGATCGACACCGCCGACAGTGTGCTGATGGTCGGCGCCTACGGCTGGGCCTTCGATCATCCGGTGCGCAAGCTCTGGTACAACCTGACGATCACCAGCGTGTCGATTCTGGTCGCGGTGATCATCGGCGGCATCGAAGTCATCGGCTTGCTGGCGACCAAGCTCGACTTGCCAGCAAGCATTCGCGCCGTTGTCGATCAACTCGACGCAGGGCTCGAGAACATCGGGTTCATCGTCATCGGCGTATTCATCGGCAGCTGGCTGCTGTCGGCGGCGATCTACCGCTGGAAGCGCTACGACGAACTACCGGTTCGACGCACGGCCTGA
- the nthA gene encoding nitrile hydratase subunit alpha, with translation MSKDHDHAHGHDAPFPEVVLRVKALEALLTEKGLVDTAALDAIVDTYETKIGPRNGAQVVAKAWTDPAYKARLLADGSKAIAELGYSGVQGEDMVVVENTPGVHNMVVCTLCSCYPWPTLGLPPVWYKSAPYRSRAVIDPRGVLKEFGVEIPATTEVRVWDSNAELRYFVLPERPAGTEHLSEAELLELVTRDSMIGTGLPKTTGAST, from the coding sequence ATGTCCAAGGATCACGACCATGCACACGGCCACGACGCGCCGTTCCCCGAAGTGGTGCTGCGGGTCAAGGCGCTCGAAGCCCTGCTGACCGAGAAGGGCTTGGTCGACACCGCGGCGCTCGATGCCATCGTCGACACCTACGAAACGAAGATCGGCCCCCGCAATGGCGCGCAGGTGGTGGCCAAAGCCTGGACCGATCCCGCCTACAAGGCCCGCCTGCTCGCCGATGGCAGCAAGGCGATCGCCGAACTCGGCTATTCCGGCGTCCAGGGCGAGGACATGGTGGTGGTCGAGAACACGCCCGGCGTCCACAACATGGTGGTCTGCACCTTGTGCAGCTGTTATCCGTGGCCAACTCTGGGCCTGCCGCCGGTCTGGTACAAATCCGCGCCCTACCGCTCTCGCGCAGTGATTGACCCGCGCGGCGTACTCAAGGAATTCGGAGTCGAGATCCCGGCGACCACCGAAGTGCGGGTCTGGGATTCCAATGCAGAGCTGCGCTACTTCGTGCTTCCAGAGCGGCCCGCCGGGACCGAACATCTGAGCGAAGCCGAACTGCTCGAACTGGTGACCCGCGATTCGATGATCGGCACCGGCCTGCCGAAAACCACCGGAGCTTCGACATGA
- a CDS encoding RNA polymerase sigma factor — MASEAVKTAAAEPVWADGPPDSALVARVLAGDDRHAFAVLVRRHQGSVRALLRRLCKGDDAFADDLAQETFLQAHRKLDQFRGDARFSTWIYRIAYNSFLMAIRSRHEEEQLDENTAEPEEHDGPQDLHPEQTTADLQMDLQRAMAILSPAERAVIAQCYYLDRSHEEAAYALNCPLGTVKSHISRAKQKLKVHLQVWEPRMS, encoded by the coding sequence GTGGCCAGCGAGGCAGTCAAGACGGCAGCGGCAGAGCCGGTGTGGGCCGATGGCCCGCCGGACTCCGCACTCGTTGCCCGGGTGCTCGCCGGTGACGATCGCCACGCCTTCGCGGTGCTGGTACGTCGTCATCAGGGCTCGGTGCGCGCGTTGCTGCGCCGGCTTTGCAAGGGCGATGACGCCTTCGCCGACGATCTCGCCCAGGAAACCTTCCTGCAGGCACATCGCAAGCTCGACCAGTTTCGCGGCGATGCTCGCTTCAGCACCTGGATCTACCGGATCGCCTACAACAGTTTCCTGATGGCGATCCGCTCGCGCCACGAGGAAGAACAACTCGACGAGAACACCGCCGAGCCCGAGGAACACGACGGCCCGCAGGACCTGCATCCCGAGCAGACCACGGCCGATCTCCAGATGGATCTGCAACGGGCGATGGCGATCCTGTCGCCTGCGGAAAGAGCGGTGATTGCCCAGTGCTACTATCTGGACCGCAGTCACGAGGAAGCGGCTTACGCCCTCAACTGCCCGCTGGGCACGGTGAAATCGCATATTTCCCGCGCCAAGCAGAAGCTGAAAGTGCACTTGCAGGTCTGGGAGCCGAGGATGTCATGA
- the parE gene encoding DNA topoisomerase IV subunit B codes for MATPNNNAYGADQIEVLSGLDPVRKRPGMYTDTSRPNHLAQEVIDNSVDEALAGHARRIDVVLLADGSLKVSDDGRGMPVDIHPEHGVSGVELILTKLHSGAKFSNKAYGFSGGLHGVGVSVVNALSKVLEVRVVRGGGEWLIGFADGHKASELTRVGDAPVKKSGTTVHFWPDEKYFDSPKFSVPRLKQVLRAKAVLCPNLKVTLDDQVNNEQTVWQYENGLLDYLKDSLNGAEVLPSEPFIGKFAAKREEAEWALCWVNGGPEAVAESYVNLIPTAQGGTHVNGLRTGLTEAIREFCEFRNLLPRGLKLSPDDVWQGCSYVLSIKMLDPQFAGQTKERLSSRETAAFVQGVVHDSFSVWLNKHPEAGEQVAQLVIANANARMKLAKQVVRKKITSGPALPGKLADCVLTDLNQTELFLVEGDSAGGSAKQARDRDTQAIMPLRGKILNSWEVDANEALASDEIHNISVAIGVDPGSSDITGLRYGKVCVLADADSDGLHIATLLCALFLKHYRPLIKAGHIYIAMPPLFRIDAGKQVFYALDDAEREGILDRLQAEGNKAKINVTRFKGLGEMNPLQLRETTMSRDTRRLVQLTLDGTVDTGIPDEEGAEVPVTVDAIMDMMLAKKRAGDRKSWLEEKGDKAEI; via the coding sequence ATGGCCACCCCGAACAACAACGCCTACGGCGCCGACCAGATCGAAGTTCTGAGCGGCCTGGACCCGGTGCGCAAGCGCCCGGGCATGTACACCGATACCTCGCGGCCGAATCATCTGGCGCAGGAAGTCATTGACAACTCGGTCGACGAAGCGCTCGCCGGCCACGCCAGGCGCATCGACGTGGTGCTGCTCGCCGACGGTTCGCTGAAAGTGTCGGACGATGGCCGCGGCATGCCGGTCGACATCCACCCGGAGCACGGCGTTTCCGGTGTCGAGCTGATCCTGACCAAGCTGCACTCAGGTGCGAAGTTCTCGAACAAGGCCTACGGCTTTTCCGGCGGTCTGCACGGCGTCGGCGTGTCGGTGGTCAATGCGCTGTCGAAAGTGTTGGAAGTGCGCGTGGTCCGCGGCGGTGGTGAGTGGCTGATCGGCTTCGCCGATGGTCACAAGGCCAGCGAACTGACCCGGGTCGGCGACGCACCGGTCAAGAAGAGCGGCACCACGGTGCATTTCTGGCCAGACGAAAAATACTTCGACTCGCCGAAGTTCTCGGTGCCGCGTTTGAAACAAGTTCTGCGCGCGAAAGCCGTGCTATGCCCGAATCTGAAGGTGACGCTCGACGATCAGGTCAACAATGAACAGACCGTCTGGCAGTACGAGAACGGCCTGCTCGACTACCTCAAGGATTCGCTGAACGGCGCCGAAGTGCTGCCCTCCGAGCCCTTCATCGGCAAGTTCGCCGCCAAGCGCGAAGAGGCCGAGTGGGCGCTGTGCTGGGTCAACGGCGGACCGGAAGCGGTCGCTGAAAGCTATGTGAATCTGATTCCGACAGCGCAGGGCGGCACGCACGTCAACGGTCTGCGTACCGGCCTGACTGAAGCGATCCGCGAATTCTGCGAGTTCCGCAATCTGCTGCCGCGTGGGTTGAAGCTGTCGCCGGACGATGTCTGGCAAGGCTGCAGCTACGTGCTCAGCATCAAGATGCTCGATCCGCAGTTCGCCGGCCAGACCAAGGAAAGGCTTTCGTCACGCGAGACCGCCGCCTTCGTTCAGGGCGTGGTCCACGACAGTTTCAGCGTCTGGCTGAACAAGCATCCGGAAGCGGGCGAACAGGTTGCCCAGCTGGTGATCGCCAACGCCAACGCGCGGATGAAGCTGGCCAAGCAGGTCGTCCGCAAGAAGATCACCAGCGGCCCGGCGCTGCCCGGCAAGCTGGCTGATTGCGTGCTCACCGATCTCAATCAGACCGAACTGTTCCTGGTCGAAGGCGACTCCGCTGGAGGTTCGGCGAAGCAGGCGCGGGACCGCGACACGCAGGCGATCATGCCGCTGCGCGGCAAGATCCTGAACAGCTGGGAAGTCGATGCCAACGAAGCGCTGGCGTCCGATGAGATTCACAACATCAGCGTCGCGATCGGCGTCGATCCAGGCTCGTCGGACATCACCGGCCTGCGTTACGGCAAGGTTTGCGTGCTCGCCGATGCCGACTCCGATGGTCTGCACATCGCCACGCTGCTTTGCGCGCTGTTCTTGAAGCACTACCGGCCGCTGATCAAGGCCGGCCATATCTACATCGCGATGCCACCGCTGTTCCGCATCGATGCCGGTAAGCAGGTGTTCTACGCGCTCGACGATGCCGAGCGAGAAGGCATCCTCGATCGCCTGCAGGCTGAAGGTAACAAGGCCAAGATCAACGTCACCCGCTTCAAGGGCCTGGGTGAGATGAACCCGCTGCAGCTCCGCGAAACGACGATGAGCCGCGACACCCGGCGTCTCGTTCAGCTGACCCTGGATGGAACCGTCGACACCGGTATTCCGGACGAGGAAGGTGCGGAAGTGCCGGTCACCGTCGACGCGATCATGGACATGATGCTGGCCAAGAAGCGGGCAGGGGATCGCAAATCCTGGCTGGAAGAGAAAGGCGACAAGGCGGAGATCTGA
- a CDS encoding SH3-like domain-containing protein, whose translation MNGVHDMGGMQAYGPIDREAQEPVFHADWEKRVFALFFGGFAGGFFNVDMFRAEIERMPGHEYLRTSYYEHWLHSIEALLVSAGAITDAEMMAKVAELAAAGRKEPH comes from the coding sequence ATGAATGGCGTTCACGACATGGGCGGCATGCAGGCCTATGGGCCGATCGACCGCGAAGCGCAGGAGCCAGTGTTTCATGCCGATTGGGAAAAGCGCGTGTTTGCGCTGTTCTTCGGCGGCTTCGCTGGCGGCTTCTTCAACGTCGACATGTTTCGCGCCGAGATCGAGCGGATGCCGGGCCACGAATATCTGCGCACCTCGTACTACGAGCACTGGCTGCATTCGATCGAGGCCCTGCTGGTATCCGCTGGCGCCATCACCGACGCCGAAATGATGGCGAAAGTCGCCGAACTCGCAGCTGCCGGCCGCAAGGAGCCGCACTGA
- a CDS encoding nitrile hydratase accessory protein: MSQHEVPTLPADLPAIPADASGPVFREPWEAQIFALVIRSHQSGAFTWNEWAETLGATIRTVKANGDADLGDTYYQHWVDSLETLLIAKGLTDPDTLHALEHEIAERPTGRHSHVARREPVLVC, translated from the coding sequence ATGAGCCAACACGAAGTACCCACCTTGCCGGCCGATCTGCCGGCGATTCCCGCCGACGCCTCCGGCCCGGTGTTCCGCGAGCCTTGGGAAGCGCAGATCTTCGCGCTAGTGATCCGCAGCCACCAGAGCGGCGCCTTCACCTGGAACGAGTGGGCGGAAACGCTCGGCGCAACGATCAGAACCGTGAAGGCCAATGGCGATGCCGATCTCGGCGATACCTACTACCAGCACTGGGTCGATAGTCTGGAAACGCTGCTGATCGCCAAGGGCTTGACCGATCCCGACACGCTGCACGCGCTGGAACACGAGATCGCCGAACGCCCGACCGGCCGCCACAGCCACGTGGCGCGACGCGAGCCGGTGCTGGTTTGCTGA
- a CDS encoding SH3-like domain-containing protein has product MPALPLEMVAPLLAAGASTRMPNTEAARFNPGDAVIAKNIHPLNHTRLPRYIRGKHGTVRADNGTFSFNDTVAHGLGHQPQHVFSVRFSAQELWGPDASPIDSVYIDLFDSYLDPAA; this is encoded by the coding sequence ATGCCTGCCCTGCCGCTGGAGATGGTGGCGCCACTGCTTGCCGCCGGTGCATCGACCCGGATGCCGAATACCGAAGCCGCGCGCTTCAACCCCGGCGATGCGGTTATCGCGAAGAACATCCATCCGCTCAACCACACACGGCTGCCGCGCTACATCCGCGGCAAGCACGGCACGGTCCGGGCGGACAACGGCACCTTCTCGTTCAACGACACCGTCGCCCACGGTCTCGGCCATCAGCCGCAGCACGTGTTCAGCGTCCGCTTCAGCGCCCAGGAACTCTGGGGGCCGGATGCCTCGCCCATCGATTCGGTCTACATCGACCTGTTCGACTCGTACCTGGACCCGGCCGCATGA